In Maylandia zebra isolate NMK-2024a linkage group LG12, Mzebra_GT3a, whole genome shotgun sequence, a single genomic region encodes these proteins:
- the LOC112433478 gene encoding ATP-dependent RNA helicase DDX54-like, whose product MYLIGKLSIRLKAITRKGVFSEVVGGKRRGQQEDGEERPKTKKKRQSGKDEEYYIPYRPKDFDSERGLSLGGEGSAFEQQASSAVLDLMGDEGDRLNQQKKMMKWDRKRKRFVRETGKEDQKKKIKTDSGQVISNKKNRKNFYEE is encoded by the exons atgtatttaattggAAAACTCTCTATTCGTCTAAAGGCTATAACAAGAAAG GGGGTGTTTTCAGAGGTGGTAGGTGGTAAAAGAAGAGGTCAGCAGGAAGATGGCGAAGAGCGACCAAAGACCAAGAAAAAGAGGCAGTCAGGCAAAGATGAAGAGTATTATATCCCTTACAGACCTAAAGACTTTGACTCTGAGAGAGG GTTGAGTCTCGGTGGAGAGGGCAGTGCTTTTGAACAGCAGGCCTCTTCAGCTGTCCTTGATCTCATGGGAGATGAAGGCGATCGCCTTAaccagcagaagaaaatgatgaaATG gGACCGTAAGAGGAAGCGTTTTGTGAGAGAAACgggaaaagaagaccagaagaagaagatcaaAACAGACAGCGGTCAGGTTATCAGTAACAAGAAGAACAGGAAGAACTT TTATGAGGAGTGA